TATTATCCTCCTTATCGGCATAAATGATGTGGTATTTGGGCATGGCATTTATCTGAACCGCAGCGAGGAACTCATCCAGATTCCGGGCTTTATTCATCCAATACCATTGCTCGGGAGCGCGTATCTCCATATTTGCCGGATAGCGCAGTGCATAGTAATGCCCGTCTTTGGCCTTAATAACCGGGCCATGCACACTCCAGTATGTGGTTTTACGGATTCCGACTTTTATGTTGCCCAGCAATTTCACTTTCAGCTTCACCGGCCTTTTTTCCAAGGGAAGCCATTCTCCGTCATAGTGATAGGTCAGGCTTCTATCCGGATTCATTTCAAGACGATACACATCTACAGCGTCCAGATCATTGGAGGTATGTGCCCAGCCCAGATTCCGGTTAGTACCCAGGTAAATACTGGCACCTCCGGGGAAGGTAGCTCCCAATACATCCATGCCCTCTTCGCTCACAAGATGTGCTTCATACCATGAAAAATGACCTTCCAGGGGTTGATGTGGATTGATACATAAATAGGTATGGTCATCTTTGGTAATTTTTTTACTGAAAGCAAAGGCATTAGACCCTATCCCGGTGGGAGCTTGTGTATATTCGCCATCCATAATCTTTTTCAGCTCCCTGTGTACCTCAGAGTTCAGAGCCAGAGAAACAAAATACGCCCGGGAAATGTCCAACGCGCTGAGTGGAAAAAGCTCTTCCAGTAGCACCCGTGACGGATTTGCGCGGGCAAAATCATTTAGTCCGGCAGCAAATCCCTCCAGATAGGCAACGTATTGTGATGAATAAGATTCAAACAGTTTACCGATAAGTTTATCGGTGCCGATAAGGTGTTGCAGAAAATCCATTTTGGCGCCATCCTTACCCAGCACCCTACCCAGCATTCCCCGTGCTGCAAGATAAGTTTCCTGCACGATACGGAAGTTGTCTTCTGCACTTGCCCACGCGAGGCCATAAGCCACATCTGCATCGGTTTCACCAAAGATGTGGGGAACACCCCAAACATCACGCACAATGGTAACATGTGCGGCATAGTCGCGTATGCCATTACTCCAAAGCCATGCAGGAGTACATACAAGATACCCACATGCAGCAAAGGCAATAAATAGTCTGTATTTCATAATGCAAAGGATATTATCTGGAAACTGAAAAATATTATAGCAGCGGCTAAATCTTCCGGAAGAACATCTGTTTGTCTCTACCCTCCACAAAAACGCCTTTCACCTGTTCATTTTTAACATCAATTAAAATCCGGAATTCTTTATCCTTCTGTCGGCCTATAAACCGATTAGGGGTATCTCTCTGGAGTTCAATTCTTTCCTGCGCATCATAATCTTCCAGCACGAGAATATCATTGAGGAGTTTCAATCCAACGGCTTTGCCGGTCTGACTTTTATATTTTCCTTCCAGTGCCATTAAGTCTGGCGGAGCGCACTGATTATTGCTGCATTCCATAACAAAAGCGAGCTTGGATAGAGACTGAGGCCATTCAATGCCGCTCTCACGCAGGCCCAGCCTCACAATAATGATATTATCATCCGGATTTACATATAAGGTTTGGCCGCGGTAGCCTCCGGCAAAGAAGTCATCATCACAATAGCCAATGCGTCTCAGGTAGGTATCCAGCCACCAGCAGTAAGCATATCGCTTTGAGCGGCCTTCAATGGTGTCGGCAACACGTGATGCTTTTACCCACCCTTCTGAAATAAGTTGTGTGCCGTTCCAGTTGCCATTATGCAGATACAGTCGTCCCAGCTTGGCAAGGTCAATGGCTGCTGCTGCAAGGCCTCCGTACATTTTGGCATCTCCATCGGGGCGCTCCAGGGCAAATTTTGCATCATACTCCATGCCCAACGGTTTCCATAATTTTTCTTCAAGATATTCCACAACCTTTTTGCCTACCGCCCTTTCCAGGCACATACCCAATATCTGTGTTGCTGCCGAGCTGTAGGCAAAGCGGGTACCGGGAGGATATTTTTGTTTGATTCTTTTTATGATGGCTTCCTGATCAGGGGAATAATACATGTTCAACAACTTGGCCGGTGTCTGGTAGTCAGCAAAAGCCAAACCGGCTGTCATCTGCAGCAGGTGATTCAGCGTAAGCCGGTTGTGCCCTCTCTCTGCAAATTCGGGAATGAAGTCTGATACCGGCTGGTGTATGCTTTGAATATAACCCTCATCAATGGCTATGCCCACAAGGGCCGACATGACAGACTTGGTGATGGAAAAAACCTGAGAGAGCTTCTCCCGCGAATAGCCGTGAAAGTAATTTTCGTAGATGATAGTATCGTTTCGTATAAACAGGAAAGCGGTTGTGCCGGTTTTCTCAAGAAATTCCTCCAGGGACATACCGGGAGCGGGTGTTTTACCCAGTGCCCACGCAGCAGCATCAGGCAGAGCCTCGTTTTCAATTTTGGCAAAGGTGTAAGTATCTTCTGGCTTCTGAATGACGTGTGTAGGAAAGATATTCACATCGGAAATTTCCGGCACCGTATGCCGCATCAGATATGGCAAAGAGCTGCAACCGGAGAAAATAACCAATGCCATCAAAATGGCTGCCCAACTAAGGAGTAGATTGTGCCTCATATCTAGTTGTTTGAAACTGTTCCAGAAAAGCGAACAAGGCTAAGACTTGACTTTTATCAATTTAGTTGCAAGAAATAGTGAAAAAAAAACCGCTCCGGTATAAAAATACCGGAGCGGTTTTTATTCCGCAACGTGATAAAGAGAAGGAAACCTTAATAGTGGCTGACCACAATTTTTTTGGACACGACTCCTTGATCGCTGAACAGCTTTATGAAATACACCCCATCCGTGAAACTTGAAGTTTCAAAAACCAGCCTGTTCCGGGGAGAGCTATCAGACAGCCGGACAAGTGAGATTTGTTTACCCAACATATCATACACTGCCACGGCAGAGGGCAATACGTCAGTTTTTGTCATTTCTACAACGAACTGATCACGGGCCGGATTAGGATAGATAATCAATGCATTTTCCCATTTGCTGGTAGAAATACCCGTTGTGGATATTTCGGTAATCGTTACGTTTTTACAGGTATCTTTGGCCGGTTTGTTAAATGGAGGGTTGTTGAAAATGTTTTTTGCCGTCATACACACCCGATAGGTACCGGTATCGGTGTAAGTATGGTTTACGGTAGGAGTGGTCACATTTGCTCCGGTCTGATCTCCAAAGTTCCAGCTCCAGGCTGTGGGGTTGTAAAGCGAAGCATCCGTAAAGAACACCGTATTATTACTTACCGTGAAATCAAAATCCGGATCAGGTTCGGTGTTGACTATAACGGTGCGGGTAACTGGTGCAGCACTCTTGTTATCTGAGTCAGTCACTGTATACACCACCGTATACGTGTCCCGTACAGCGGTATTGACATTATTCACCACCTGAATAAGATTGGTAATATCTCCGTCACTGTATTGGTCAAAAGCAGTTGCTCCGGGATCATTATACGGCTCACCCAGATAAGAATAAGCCGGATTAGGACCCAGCAAGGTAATTACCGGTGCTCCCAGCAACACTGCGGGAACGACCTGCTCAGTGAAATCCTGATCGGTAAATTCAATATCCTGCACATAGTGAAAATTAGTCGGGTCAGCATCCAGACCTGAGCTATTTAATTGAGTAAATACGGTAGGCATTCTGTATACTCCTGCTGCAGGGGTTAACATCATGGCTGCAGTGGAAGCAAAGAGGGCTCCGCCATTCCAGTTGTTATCATTTTCGGTCCAGTTGATTACCGGAGTGCCCAGGCCTGTGTTTATGTCATAGGCTCTTGTTTTAAAGTTAGGCAGGTCGTTGGTACCACCAGTAATATTTACATCGGATTCCAGCCAGCCGAAAAATACCTTCTGTCCATCAGGGCTGATGGCTGCCTGGGGGCGGTTATCTTCGCTCACATCCGGAGTAATCTGGCCGCGGAAGGTAAAAATATTATCCAGCAAAATAGCCTGCCACGAACCTCCGGTGCCTGGGCTGACAAATGTAACATCGTATATTTTCAATCCGGCAGAAGCACCTGTAGAGATAGCATAATCATTACCGGATGAACCAATCACAACCACCAGATGCGGATTCCCTTTGGCATCTACTACCAGGTCATTGTCAAAGGCTGTGGTGGGCACCGTCCCTGTCACCAATGAATCCACTACGTTGGCAAAAGTATCCAGACGTATTACTATGGGACCGTTCCAGGTCATGCCGCTATCGGTGGATGAGTAGAAAACTGGTAGGAAGATGTTGTCTCCACCTGCAATCACGTCACCAAGAAAAGCAATCCATCCGTAACGACCAGTCGGATCAAAAGCCATATTCAATGCGGTAGCCTGAGCGGTACCGTTCAAGGCCCTGTCAAAAGGTGGAACAATAGTATCATACAATGACCAGTCAATGTCTTTGGTGGTATTATTCCACACTCCTTTCATCAGGAGTATAGCGTTAAATTCCACTTCATCATAGCCCCAGTCAACCGCCCAAAATTCACCAGGCTTGCCATTACACAAAGCACGGATAATGTTTACATTACTGTTATTAACTGTAAGCACATTTTCGGTGAATGTAGATGTGTCGTTATCCAGGCGTGCCACTCCGGCAAAATAGCCATCCCAGCTTCCACCGGCATCAAAGGGCAGCCAGCTACCCAGATACCCCAAATAAGCGCTGTCGGGGTTGGTATTTCCCGGGGGATTGTAAATTACATTGTTGGGATAACGCCCTGCCAGATTCTGCTGATTACCACTCGGATTGAGCACTCCATGATTGAGCGACCAGGTGGCTCCGTTGTCAAAGGAAACATCATAACGATATTGCCCTACATTATCCAATGGAAATTCGGTGGGGTTTGAACGATGTATGAAGGCCACCGTATTGATATCATTATTTACCGCAATGCGTTGTACGTGCCCGTCAAGAATGGTAAACAGATTGCCGGCTGAGCCCAGCGGAACGGTGGTCACTGTGCGGGAACCTCCCGGCTGCCGGTTACCCAGAAGCATTTGTCTTTTGAATACATGCGTCTGTTCATAGGGCACAGAAACAGCAGATCGGTATCCATCTTTCCACCGGGAATCTGGCTGCATCTTCACGTTTACTATTCCGGATTGTGCATAAACTGAAATTGCCAAAGACGCTATCAGTGCTGAACTCAGAAATTTTTTCATAGATAGTAGTAATTATTTGGCAAAAAAAAGCGTAGCCTACAAATATAGAACAATCAAGTAAAAGAACAAACCCATTACCTTTCGGAACTTTTTGTTTCTGAAGGGACAATGACCTGGGCTAGCAGCGGGTAAGGCAAGCGCATTCAGGTTTGAATAACTCCCGGATTAAAGCGCTGCGTTATGGGAGCATGATTGGCTGCTTCTATGCCCATGGAGATAATTTTACGGGTTTCAGCCGGATCAATGATCTTGTCCACCCACAGCCGGGCAGCGGCATAATAGGGCGTAGTGGTTCGTTCATATCTTTCAACAATCTGAGTAAGTAGCTTCTTTTTGTCTTCCACCGAAACTTCTTTACCCTTCTCACCGGAGAGCTGAATTTGTAAAAGCGTATTGGCAGCCTGATCTCCGCCCATAACGGCTATGCGGGCCGTAGGCCACGCCACGATCAGCCGTGGATCATAGGCTTTGCCGCACATGGCATAATTGCCGGCACCGAAGGAATTGCCCATGATAACGGTAAACTTGGGTACTACAGAGTTAGCCACTGCATTAACCATTTTAGCCCCGTCTTTAATAATACCACCGTGCTCAGAGCGGGTGCCTACCATAAATCCGGTAACATCCTGTAGAAATACCAGGGGGATATTTTTCTGATTGCAATTCATAATAAACCGCGCTGCCTTATCGGCAGAATCTGAGTAGATGACGCCACCGAATTGCATCTCTCCTTTTCTGGTTTTTACAATAGCCCGCTGATTGGCCACAATACCTACTGCCCAACCTTGAATGCGTGCATATCCGCACACGATGGTTTTGCCGTATCCAGCCTTGTATTCGGTAAACTCCGAAGCATCTACAATCCTGCGGATGATTTCCAGAGTATTGTAAGGCTTTTTATTTTTCTCAGGAAAAATACCGTATATCTCTTTAGGGTCAGATGCCGGTTCAACGGGGTCCGTGCGATCAAACCCTGCATAGCGGGGTTTGCCCAGCATGCTCATGATTTTCCGTATCGTTTCCAGACAATGCTTATCGTCCTTGCAACGATAATCGGTGATGCCTGAAATTTCGGCTGTAGTAACAGCTCCTCCGAGTGTTTCTTTATCCACTTCTTCTCCGATAGCCGCCTTTACCAGGTAGGGGCCGGCAAGAAAAATAGAGCCGGATTTTTCCACAATAAGCGCTTCATCGCTCATGATGGGCAGATATGCTCCTCCGGCAACGCAGCTGCCCATGATGGCCGCTATTTGGGTGATGCCAGCTGAAGACATCACAGCATTATTGCGAAAAATTCTCCCGAAATGTTCTTTATCGGGGAAAATTTCATCCTGTAACGGCAGATACACCCCCGCACTATCCACCAGATAAATGATAGGAAGGCGGTTTTCCATTGCAATTTCTTGTGCCCGCAGATTTTTCTTGCCGGTGATTGGAAACCATGCCCCTGCTTTTACAGTGGCGTCATTGGCCACTATCACACACATTCTTCCGGAAACATACCCAAGCACCACAATTACACCTCCTGATGGACACCCGCCATGCTCCTTGTACATGTCATACCCACAGAACTCTCCCAGCTCCAGAGATGGCTTGTCTTTATCAAGTAATGCTTCCACCCGCTCCCGGGCAGTCATTTTCCCCTGAGCGTGTAGTTTTTCAATATTTTTTTTACCTCCCCCCTGCAGAATAATATCCAGCTTCTGGTTCATCTGAGAGAGGAGAAGTTTCATTGCATCTTCGTTGCGGTTAAATTCCAGATTATGCTTCATGAGGCTGCAAACTTAAATTCAAATTTGACAGTTCAAAAATTTGCGGGTCACGATTTGGCGGCATCCTCCTTCCGTTTTTTTCTAAAGCCCAGATTCCATCCACAGGAGAGGGATTTTCAACAATTTGTGGGAATTTTATGCTACTACCTCATGAAAAAAGCGGAGAAAATTGTCCGGAAACGGAAAATGGAAGTTTCGCGCATCTTCCTGATTGGCCCGATGGGGTGCGGCAAAACCTGGTGGGGACAAAGGCTTGCTTCTCTCATGGGGTGGCAATTTATTGATCTGGATTTTTTCATTGAAGATACCTACCAGATGAGTATACCGGATATTTTTGGCAAGTACGGTGAAGAATGCTTTCGGCAGATGGAATACGACAGCCTGCAAAAGGTAGCCTCATTAGATAAGGTGGTGGTGGCAACGGGCGGTGGCACGCCTTGTTTTTTTGACAATATGAAAAAAATGAATACATGGGGTGAAACCTGTTACTTAAGGGTGAGCGTTCCTGTGCTGGTACAAAGACTTGCAGACAACACTTCCGGACGTCCCTTGCTGCAAGGCAAGAGCAGGCATGAGCTTGCCGACTTTCTTGCCCGGCAGTTGAAAGAGCGTGAAAAATATTACCTCAAAGCTACCCATGTTGTAGACGAAGAACTCCTGGACGAGCAGCAATTGCTGGGACTCTTTGTAACTACCTCTACCTATGAAAGATAGGCTGCATCTTCCCGGTTGCCCATTTGCACAGTGACTACTTCTTTCATTGTAGTGGCAAGACTTAGGCCGACATAATCCGCGCGAATGGGGAAAAGCTTGTGCTGGCGATCTACCAGGACGGCAATTTCAATTTTACGCGGCATATATTCCAGCAGCGGCCGTAAGGCATAGCTCAGCGTGCGGCCGGTATTACCCACATCGTCTACCAGCAACACAGTCTTACCGCGGAGGTCTTTAAGATTAAAATCAAATACAGGTAGCTGTTCAGCGGGATTTTGTTTGTTGATCGCAATGGCATGCACCTGCAAGCGCAGAGAACTGATGGATTTCAGCTCCTGGTAAATTTTATCCGCAAACAGATAGCCATTCTCCCGGATGCCTATGATATGCAGCTCCTTCTCGTCATAATTATTTTCCAGAATCTGATAAGACATACGTCTTACTTTTTGCTCTATATCGCTATGCGTTAATATGCGTGTTCCTTTTTCCATCATTAACATAATAGCATACACTGAATGATTACTGTGCGGTGGCTAAAAA
The Chitinophagales bacterium genome window above contains:
- a CDS encoding penicillin amidase — translated: MKYRLFIAFAACGYLVCTPAWLWSNGIRDYAAHVTIVRDVWGVPHIFGETDADVAYGLAWASAEDNFRIVQETYLAARGMLGRVLGKDGAKMDFLQHLIGTDKLIGKLFESYSSQYVAYLEGFAAGLNDFARANPSRVLLEELFPLSALDISRAYFVSLALNSEVHRELKKIMDGEYTQAPTGIGSNAFAFSKKITKDDHTYLCINPHQPLEGHFSWYEAHLVSEEGMDVLGATFPGGASIYLGTNRNLGWAHTSNDLDAVDVYRLEMNPDRSLTYHYDGEWLPLEKRPVKLKVKLLGNIKVGIRKTTYWSVHGPVIKAKDGHYYALRYPANMEIRAPEQWYWMNKARNLDEFLAAVQINAMPKYHIIYADKEDNIFFIDNGMIPVRDTSLDWSGVMPGNTSRVVWNTWHPVDYLPQLLNPECGYVFNMNNTPFDATCEQEDIPSVYPKNMGLMYYNTNRSMRFMELLQEYPLVSFEDMKAIKYDVQFPDSSLFLSSLQNLFEMDEKKYPQISDVLRLVKQWDRRASSDCVACGVILPMFDYIFKKKHYGSEVFAKGMYEDESLYVEALTHARKFLLRHFGTTEVTLADIQRLRRGEKDLPMPGFPDALAAAYSRPAKDGRFVGWIGDSYTMFVAYDRNGPVRIETLHPYGSSSNPDSPHYTDQMELYVRQHPKSMTMDKDEIFRGARKIYQPKVDAPSSADAGR
- the aroK gene encoding shikimate kinase, yielding MKKAEKIVRKRKMEVSRIFLIGPMGCGKTWWGQRLASLMGWQFIDLDFFIEDTYQMSIPDIFGKYGEECFRQMEYDSLQKVASLDKVVVATGGGTPCFFDNMKKMNTWGETCYLRVSVPVLVQRLADNTSGRPLLQGKSRHELADFLARQLKEREKYYLKATHVVDEELLDEQQLLGLFVTTSTYER
- the pyrR gene encoding bifunctional protein PyrR gives rise to the protein MLMMEKGTRILTHSDIEQKVRRMSYQILENNYDEKELHIIGIRENGYLFADKIYQELKSISSLRLQVHAIAINKQNPAEQLPVFDFNLKDLRGKTVLLVDDVGNTGRTLSYALRPLLEYMPRKIEIAVLVDRQHKLFPIRADYVGLSLATTMKEVVTVQMGNREDAAYLS
- a CDS encoding methylcrotonoyl-CoA carboxylase, which codes for MKHNLEFNRNEDAMKLLLSQMNQKLDIILQGGGKKNIEKLHAQGKMTARERVEALLDKDKPSLELGEFCGYDMYKEHGGCPSGGVIVVLGYVSGRMCVIVANDATVKAGAWFPITGKKNLRAQEIAMENRLPIIYLVDSAGVYLPLQDEIFPDKEHFGRIFRNNAVMSSAGITQIAAIMGSCVAGGAYLPIMSDEALIVEKSGSIFLAGPYLVKAAIGEEVDKETLGGAVTTAEISGITDYRCKDDKHCLETIRKIMSMLGKPRYAGFDRTDPVEPASDPKEIYGIFPEKNKKPYNTLEIIRRIVDASEFTEYKAGYGKTIVCGYARIQGWAVGIVANQRAIVKTRKGEMQFGGVIYSDSADKAARFIMNCNQKNIPLVFLQDVTGFMVGTRSEHGGIIKDGAKMVNAVANSVVPKFTVIMGNSFGAGNYAMCGKAYDPRLIVAWPTARIAVMGGDQAANTLLQIQLSGEKGKEVSVEDKKKLLTQIVERYERTTTPYYAAARLWVDKIIDPAETRKIISMGIEAANHAPITQRFNPGVIQT